From Streptomyces sp. NBC_01460, a single genomic window includes:
- the ndgR gene encoding IclR family transcriptional regulator NdgR — MDNSSGVGVLDKAALVLSALESGPATLAGLVAATGLARPTAHRLAVALEHHRMVARDMQGRFILGPRLAELAAAAGEDRLLATAGPVLTHLRDITGESAQLYRRQGDMRICVAAAERLSGLRDTVPVGSTLTMKAGSSAQILMAWEEPERLHRGLQGARFTATALSGVRRRGWAQSIGEREPGVASVSAPVRGPSNRVVAAVSVSGPIERLTRHPGRMHAQAIIDSAARLSEALRRTG, encoded by the coding sequence ATGGACAACTCTAGCGGCGTCGGCGTTCTCGACAAGGCAGCTCTGGTATTGAGCGCCCTGGAGTCCGGTCCGGCCACCCTCGCCGGGCTGGTCGCGGCGACAGGGCTCGCACGACCCACGGCACACAGACTCGCCGTGGCACTCGAACACCACCGGATGGTGGCGAGGGACATGCAGGGCCGGTTCATTCTCGGCCCGAGGCTCGCGGAGCTCGCGGCCGCGGCCGGCGAGGACCGCCTCCTGGCGACGGCCGGACCGGTACTCACACATCTGCGGGACATCACCGGTGAGAGCGCCCAGCTCTACCGCCGGCAGGGCGACATGCGGATCTGCGTGGCGGCGGCGGAGCGACTGTCCGGACTGCGGGACACCGTGCCGGTCGGCTCCACCCTCACCATGAAGGCGGGTTCGTCCGCGCAGATCCTGATGGCCTGGGAGGAGCCGGAGCGTCTGCACCGGGGCCTGCAGGGGGCCCGCTTCACGGCGACCGCCCTCTCCGGCGTACGGCGGCGGGGCTGGGCCCAGTCGATCGGCGAGCGCGAGCCGGGCGTGGCCTCCGTCTCGGCGCCGGTCCGCGGACCGTCGAACCGGGTCGTCGCCGCGGTGTCGGTCTCCGGCCCCATCGAGCGCCTCACCCGCCACCCGGGCCGGATGCACGCCCAGGCGATCATCGACTCGGCGGCGCGGCTGAGCGAGGCGCTGCGCCGCACGGGCTGA
- a CDS encoding HAD family hydrolase, which yields MPIRAVLWDIDDTIFDYSGADRTGMRKHLEREGFPEGYDSLERALDAWKAVTDVQWARFAAGELDFQQQRRERVRAFLGRWLSDGEADEWFGRHATHYEAAWALFPDTLPVLDRLAGTFRHAVLSNSSIHNQDRKLRALGVRDRFEAVVCAVELGISKPDAGAFHAACEVLELDPHEVAYVGNEPDIDAGGAVAAGLTGIWLDREGRGGRPELVRITGLAELPGLLAGDTRFGAPDTFG from the coding sequence ATGCCGATCCGCGCGGTGCTCTGGGACATCGACGACACGATCTTCGACTACTCCGGCGCCGACCGCACCGGGATGCGCAAGCATCTGGAGCGCGAGGGCTTCCCCGAGGGGTACGACTCCCTGGAGCGCGCCCTCGACGCCTGGAAGGCCGTCACGGACGTGCAATGGGCACGCTTCGCCGCCGGCGAGCTCGACTTCCAGCAGCAGCGGAGGGAGCGCGTCCGCGCCTTCCTCGGGCGGTGGCTGAGCGATGGCGAGGCCGACGAGTGGTTCGGCCGTCACGCCACCCACTACGAGGCCGCCTGGGCGCTCTTCCCTGACACCCTGCCGGTCCTGGACCGGCTGGCGGGGACCTTCCGCCATGCCGTCCTGTCGAATTCCAGCATCCACAACCAGGACCGCAAGCTGCGCGCCCTCGGGGTGCGGGACCGCTTCGAAGCGGTGGTCTGCGCCGTCGAGCTGGGCATCTCCAAGCCGGACGCGGGTGCCTTCCACGCGGCCTGCGAGGTCCTGGAGCTCGACCCGCACGAGGTGGCGTACGTCGGCAACGAACCCGACATCGACGCGGGCGGCGCCGTGGCCGCCGGGCTCACCGGGATCTGGCTGGACAGGGAGGGACGGGGCGGGCGCCCCGAACTCGTCCGGATCACAGGGCTGGCAGAGCTCCCCGGCCTGCTGGCGGGAGATACCCGTTTTGGAGCGCCGGACACCTTCGGGTAA
- a CDS encoding DUF3515 domain-containing protein, which produces MTHTRRRSRRSRVLVPSAALFVLAVAGCSDGGARPSVAVPTPSSEAAAGYCEKLHEELPETVDGLERNDPSPDSDLTAGWGDGAIVLRCGVPRPARMDDSQSKAVDADGVNWLLEQPDDADAGAGPRFTTTYRKAYVEVTLGTEYAHDITPLSAFAVPVKRTVPDSL; this is translated from the coding sequence GTGACTCACACCCGCCGCCGGTCCCGCCGCTCACGTGTTCTCGTCCCGTCCGCCGCCCTCTTCGTGCTGGCCGTGGCGGGCTGTTCGGACGGCGGTGCCCGGCCCTCGGTGGCGGTTCCCACGCCGTCGTCGGAGGCCGCCGCCGGCTACTGCGAGAAGCTGCACGAGGAGCTGCCGGAGACCGTCGACGGTCTGGAACGGAACGATCCCTCACCGGATTCGGACCTGACCGCCGGCTGGGGGGACGGGGCGATCGTACTGCGCTGCGGCGTCCCCCGGCCCGCGAGGATGGACGATTCCCAGTCCAAGGCCGTCGACGCGGACGGCGTCAACTGGCTGCTGGAGCAGCCCGACGACGCCGACGCCGGCGCCGGCCCGCGCTTCACCACCACGTACCGCAAGGCGTACGTCGAGGTGACGCTCGGGACGGAGTACGCCCATGACATCACCCCGCTGTCCGCGTTCGCCGTGCCGGTGAAGAGGACGGTCCCCGACAGCCTCTGA
- the leuC gene encoding 3-isopropylmalate dehydratase large subunit, with protein sequence MGRTLAEKVWDDHVVRRADGEPDLLFIDLHLLHEVTSPQAFDGLRQAGRPVRRLDLTIATEDHNTPTLDIDKPIADPVSRAQLETLRKNCADFGVRLHPLGDVEQGVVHVVGPQLGLTQPGTTVVCGDSHTSTHGAFGALAFGIGTSQVEHVLATQTLPLARPRTMAITVEGELPDSVTAKDLILAIIARIGTGGGQGYILEYRGSAIEKLSMEARMTICNMSIEAGARAGMIAPDETTFAYLQGRDHAPRGEEWDAAVEYWKTLRTDDDAVFDAEVVIDGTALAPFVTWGTNPGQGAPLSADVPDPASYEDASERYAAEKALEYMGLTAGQPLREISVDTVFVGSCTNGRIEDLRNVASIMDGRKVADGVRMLVVPGSVRVALQAVEEGLDKVFTAAGAEWRHAGCSMCLGMNPDQLAPGERSASTSNRNFEGRQGKGGRTHLVSPQVAAATAVLGHLASPADLSDDRTPAGV encoded by the coding sequence ATGGGTAGGACACTCGCGGAGAAGGTCTGGGACGACCACGTCGTCCGGCGCGCCGATGGCGAGCCCGACCTCCTCTTCATCGATCTGCACCTGCTGCACGAGGTGACCAGCCCGCAGGCGTTCGACGGCCTGCGCCAGGCCGGCCGCCCGGTGCGGCGTCTCGACCTCACCATCGCCACCGAGGACCACAACACCCCGACCCTCGACATCGACAAGCCGATCGCCGACCCCGTCTCCCGCGCCCAGCTGGAGACCCTGCGCAAGAACTGCGCGGACTTCGGCGTCCGGCTGCACCCGCTGGGTGACGTCGAGCAGGGCGTCGTGCACGTGGTCGGCCCGCAGCTCGGCCTGACCCAGCCCGGCACCACCGTCGTCTGCGGCGACTCCCACACCTCCACCCACGGCGCGTTCGGGGCCCTGGCCTTCGGCATCGGCACCAGCCAGGTCGAGCACGTCCTGGCCACCCAGACGCTGCCGCTGGCCCGCCCCAGGACCATGGCGATCACCGTCGAGGGCGAACTCCCCGACAGCGTCACCGCCAAGGATCTCATCCTGGCCATCATCGCCCGGATCGGCACCGGCGGCGGCCAGGGCTACATCCTCGAATACCGCGGCTCCGCCATCGAGAAGCTCTCGATGGAAGCCCGGATGACCATCTGCAACATGTCGATCGAGGCCGGCGCCCGCGCGGGCATGATCGCCCCCGACGAGACCACCTTCGCCTACCTGCAGGGCCGCGACCACGCCCCCCGGGGCGAGGAGTGGGACGCGGCGGTGGAGTACTGGAAGACACTGCGCACCGACGACGACGCCGTCTTCGACGCCGAGGTCGTCATCGACGGGACCGCCCTCGCGCCGTTCGTCACGTGGGGCACCAACCCGGGCCAGGGCGCACCCCTGTCGGCCGACGTCCCCGACCCCGCTTCGTACGAGGACGCCTCGGAGCGCTACGCCGCCGAAAAGGCCCTGGAGTACATGGGGTTGACCGCCGGCCAGCCGCTGCGTGAGATCAGCGTGGACACGGTGTTCGTGGGCTCCTGCACCAACGGACGCATCGAGGACCTGCGCAACGTGGCCTCGATCATGGACGGCCGTAAAGTCGCCGACGGCGTACGGATGCTGGTCGTCCCGGGCTCCGTCCGGGTCGCCCTGCAGGCCGTCGAGGAGGGCCTGGACAAGGTCTTCACCGCGGCCGGCGCCGAATGGCGGCACGCGGGCTGCTCGATGTGCCTCGGCATGAACCCCGACCAGCTGGCCCCCGGTGAGCGCTCCGCCTCCACCTCGAACCGGAACTTCGAGGGCAGGCAGGGCAAGGGCGGCCGCACCCACCTGGTCTCCCCGCAGGTCGCCGCCGCCACCGCCGTGCTGGGCCATCTGGCCTCGCCCGCCGACCTGTCCGACGACCGCACGCCCGCCGGAGTCTGA
- a CDS encoding HU family DNA-binding protein, with product MNKAQLVEAIADKVGGRQQAADAVDVVLDAIVRAVVAGDRVSVTGFGSFEKVDRPARYARNPQTGERVRVKKTSVPRFRAGQGFKDLVSGSKKLPKNDVAVKKAPKGSLSGGSSTRTTAKAAAKKATAKKTTAAKKATAAAKKTTSAAKKATPAKKTTAAAKKTTSAAKKATPAKKATATKKTVAAKTAPAKKTTAKKAPAKKTTARKTTAKKVTARKK from the coding sequence GTGAACAAGGCGCAGCTCGTAGAAGCGATTGCCGACAAGGTCGGCGGCCGCCAGCAGGCCGCAGACGCCGTCGACGTGGTACTCGACGCGATCGTCCGTGCGGTCGTCGCGGGGGACCGTGTCTCGGTCACCGGCTTCGGCTCGTTCGAGAAGGTCGACCGTCCCGCCCGGTACGCCCGCAACCCCCAGACGGGCGAGCGCGTGCGGGTCAAGAAGACCTCCGTGCCCCGCTTCCGCGCGGGCCAGGGGTTCAAGGACCTGGTAAGCGGCTCCAAGAAGCTCCCCAAGAACGACGTGGCCGTGAAGAAGGCCCCCAAGGGCAGCCTCTCGGGCGGTTCTTCCACCCGTACGACGGCGAAGGCGGCCGCGAAGAAGGCCACCGCCAAGAAGACCACCGCGGCGAAGAAGGCCACAGCGGCGGCGAAGAAGACCACGTCGGCCGCGAAGAAGGCGACGCCGGCGAAGAAGACCACGGCCGCGGCCAAGAAGACCACGTCGGCCGCGAAGAAGGCGACGCCGGCCAAGAAGGCGACGGCCACGAAGAAGACCGTCGCGGCCAAGACCGCGCCCGCCAAGAAGACCACGGCGAAGAAGGCGCCCGCGAAGAAGACCACGGCACGCAAGACGACAGCCAAGAAGGTCACCGCACGCAAGAAGTGA
- a CDS encoding Lrp/AsnC family transcriptional regulator: MVQAYILIQTEVGKASIVAETIAKLPGVIQAEDVTGPYDVIVRAQADTVDALGRMVVAKVQQVDGITRTLTCPVVHL, from the coding sequence GTGGTACAGGCGTACATCCTTATCCAGACCGAGGTGGGCAAGGCGTCGATCGTCGCCGAGACCATCGCCAAACTCCCGGGAGTGATCCAGGCAGAGGACGTCACAGGCCCCTACGACGTGATCGTGCGCGCACAGGCCGACACGGTCGACGCGCTCGGCCGCATGGTGGTCGCCAAGGTCCAGCAGGTGGACGGCATCACGCGTACGCTGACCTGCCCGGTCGTCCACCTCTGA
- a CDS encoding lysophospholipid acyltransferase family protein, whose protein sequence is MSRRRIGFWYRLAAVIAKPPLVVLFKRDWRGMEHIPADGGFITAVNHNSYLDPLSYGHFQYNTGRVPRLLAKAGLFRTPFVGMILRGTGQIPVYRETTNALDAFRAAVDAIERGECVAFYPEGTLTRDPDMWPMAGKTGAARVALMTKAPVIPVAQWGANLAMPPYAKENKLQLFPRKTLRVQAGPPVDLSRYYGLEPTPDVLRQATETIMAAVTAQLEEVRGEKAPAELYDHRRARAEQRRKAEGKGST, encoded by the coding sequence GTGTCCCGCCGCAGAATCGGCTTCTGGTACCGCCTGGCCGCGGTCATCGCGAAACCGCCCCTGGTGGTTCTGTTCAAGCGGGACTGGCGGGGAATGGAACACATTCCGGCCGACGGCGGATTCATCACCGCGGTCAATCACAACTCGTACCTGGACCCGCTGTCGTACGGGCACTTCCAGTACAACACCGGACGCGTGCCCCGGCTCCTCGCGAAGGCGGGGCTGTTCAGGACACCCTTCGTCGGAATGATCCTGCGCGGCACCGGCCAGATCCCCGTGTACCGCGAGACGACCAACGCGCTCGACGCCTTCCGCGCCGCCGTCGACGCCATCGAGCGGGGTGAGTGCGTCGCCTTCTACCCGGAGGGCACCCTCACCCGCGACCCCGACATGTGGCCGATGGCCGGCAAGACCGGCGCCGCCCGGGTCGCGCTGATGACCAAGGCCCCGGTCATCCCCGTCGCCCAGTGGGGCGCCAACCTCGCGATGCCGCCCTACGCCAAGGAGAACAAGCTCCAGCTGTTCCCCCGCAAGACCCTGCGGGTACAGGCCGGTCCGCCGGTCGACCTCTCCCGCTACTACGGCCTCGAGCCGACGCCCGACGTCCTGCGCCAGGCCACCGAGACCATCATGGCCGCCGTCACCGCCCAGCTCGAGGAGGTGCGCGGCGAGAAGGCCCCCGCGGAGCTCTACGATCACCGCAGGGCCCGTGCTGAACAGCGGCGCAAGGCAGAGGGAAAGGGATCGACGTGA
- a CDS encoding NAD(P)H-dependent glycerol-3-phosphate dehydrogenase: MTHPAKAAVFGTGSWGTAFAMVLADAGCEVTLWGRRAEVVETVNRTRTNPGYLPGVELPASVRATTDPAEALRGADFAVLVVPSQTLRANLADWAPHLEPGTVLVSLMKGVELGTAKRMSEVIGDVTDVTPDRIAVVTGPNLAKEIAERRPAAAVVACADEDVARRLQAACHTPYFRPYTNTDVVGCELGGAVKNVIGLAVGIADGMGLGDNAKGSLITRGLAETTRLGLAMGADPLTFSGLAGLGDLVATCSSPLSRNHTFGTNLGRGMTLQETVAVTSQTAEGVKSCESVLDLARRHGVDMPITETVVGIVHEGKPPVVALKELMSRSAKPERR; encoded by the coding sequence GTGACGCACCCCGCGAAGGCGGCCGTCTTCGGAACCGGCTCATGGGGTACGGCCTTCGCCATGGTCCTCGCCGACGCCGGCTGCGAGGTCACCCTCTGGGGCCGTCGCGCCGAGGTCGTCGAGACCGTCAACAGGACCCGCACCAACCCGGGCTACCTGCCGGGCGTCGAGCTGCCCGCCTCCGTGCGGGCCACGACCGATCCCGCCGAGGCGCTGCGCGGCGCCGACTTCGCCGTCCTGGTCGTACCGTCCCAGACCCTGCGCGCCAACCTCGCGGACTGGGCGCCCCACCTGGAGCCCGGCACCGTGCTCGTCTCCCTCATGAAGGGGGTCGAACTCGGCACCGCCAAGCGGATGAGCGAGGTCATCGGGGACGTCACCGATGTCACCCCGGACCGCATCGCCGTCGTCACCGGCCCCAACCTGGCCAAGGAGATCGCCGAACGCCGCCCGGCCGCGGCCGTCGTCGCCTGCGCCGACGAGGACGTCGCCCGGCGCCTCCAGGCCGCCTGCCACACCCCGTACTTCCGGCCGTACACCAACACCGATGTGGTCGGCTGCGAGCTGGGCGGCGCCGTGAAGAACGTCATCGGCCTCGCCGTGGGCATCGCGGACGGCATGGGCCTCGGTGACAACGCCAAGGGCTCCCTCATCACCCGGGGCCTCGCCGAGACCACCCGCCTGGGACTGGCCATGGGCGCCGACCCGCTCACCTTCTCCGGACTGGCCGGACTGGGCGACCTGGTGGCCACCTGCTCCTCGCCGCTCTCGCGCAACCACACCTTCGGCACCAACCTGGGGCGCGGCATGACCCTCCAGGAGACCGTCGCCGTCACGAGCCAGACCGCCGAGGGCGTCAAGTCCTGCGAGTCGGTGCTCGATCTGGCGCGCAGGCACGGCGTCGACATGCCGATCACCGAGACGGTCGTCGGCATCGTCCACGAGGGCAAGCCGCCGGTCGTCGCCCTCAAGGAGCTGATGTCGCGCAGCGCCAAGCCCGAGCGACGCTGA
- the gltX gene encoding glutamate--tRNA ligase, with the protein MANAPVRVRFCPSPTGNPHVGLVRTALFNWAFARHHQGTLVFRIEDTDAARDSEESYGQLLDSMRWLGLDWDEGPEVGGPHAPYRQSQRMDLYKDVAEKLLAAGHAYPCYCTTEELDTRRDAARAAGKPSGYDGHCRDLSDERKAAYEAEGRTSIVRFRMPDEAITFTDLVRGDITVQPENVPDYGIVRANGAPLYTLVNPVDDALMEITHVLRGEDLLSSTPRQIALYRALIELGIAKDTPAFGHLPYVMGEGNKKLSKRDPQASLNLYRERGFLPEGLLNYLSLLGWSIAEDRDIFGRDELVAAFDIADVNANPARFDLKKAEHINAEHLRMLDVKTFTEACGPWLKAPFAPWAPEAFDAEQFAEIAPHAQTRVTVLSDITANVDFLFLDEPVQDEASWAKAMKEGSDALLVTARAELTEAEWNAEALKTAVLTAGEKHGLKLGKAQAPVRVAVTGRTVGLPLFESLEILGREKTVARIDAALAKLAA; encoded by the coding sequence GTGGCTAACGCACCTGTCCGTGTACGTTTCTGCCCCTCCCCGACCGGCAACCCCCACGTGGGCCTGGTCCGGACGGCTCTCTTCAACTGGGCCTTCGCACGGCACCACCAGGGCACGCTGGTCTTCCGCATCGAGGACACCGACGCGGCCCGTGACTCCGAGGAGTCCTACGGCCAGCTGCTCGACTCGATGCGCTGGCTCGGCCTGGACTGGGACGAGGGCCCCGAGGTCGGCGGCCCGCACGCCCCGTACCGCCAGTCGCAGCGGATGGACCTCTACAAGGACGTCGCCGAGAAGCTCCTGGCCGCGGGCCACGCGTACCCCTGCTACTGCACCACCGAGGAGCTCGACACCCGGCGCGACGCCGCCCGCGCCGCCGGCAAGCCGTCGGGCTACGACGGCCACTGCCGCGACCTGAGCGACGAGCGGAAGGCCGCGTACGAGGCCGAGGGCCGCACCTCGATCGTCCGCTTCCGGATGCCCGACGAGGCCATCACCTTCACCGACCTGGTCCGCGGGGACATCACGGTCCAGCCGGAGAACGTGCCGGACTACGGCATCGTCCGCGCCAACGGTGCTCCCCTCTACACGCTCGTCAACCCGGTCGACGACGCCCTGATGGAGATCACCCACGTCCTGCGCGGCGAGGACCTGCTCTCCTCCACCCCGCGCCAGATCGCCCTCTACCGGGCGCTCATCGAGCTGGGCATCGCCAAGGACACCCCGGCCTTCGGTCACCTCCCCTACGTCATGGGGGAGGGCAACAAGAAGCTCTCCAAGCGTGACCCGCAGGCCTCGCTCAACCTGTACCGCGAGCGCGGCTTCCTGCCCGAGGGGCTGCTCAACTACCTCTCGCTGCTCGGCTGGTCGATCGCCGAGGACCGCGACATCTTCGGCCGTGACGAGCTGGTGGCGGCGTTCGACATCGCCGACGTCAACGCCAACCCGGCGCGCTTCGACCTGAAGAAGGCCGAGCACATCAACGCCGAGCACCTGCGGATGCTCGACGTGAAGACCTTCACCGAGGCCTGCGGCCCCTGGCTGAAGGCCCCCTTCGCCCCCTGGGCGCCCGAGGCCTTCGACGCGGAGCAGTTCGCCGAGATCGCCCCGCACGCCCAGACCCGTGTGACGGTCCTCTCGGACATCACGGCCAACGTCGACTTCCTCTTCCTGGACGAGCCCGTCCAGGACGAGGCGTCCTGGGCCAAGGCCATGAAGGAGGGCTCCGACGCCCTGCTCGTCACGGCCCGCGCCGAGCTGACCGAGGCCGAGTGGAACGCCGAGGCGCTCAAGACCGCCGTCCTCACCGCCGGTGAGAAGCACGGCCTGAAGCTCGGCAAGGCGCAGGCCCCGGTCCGCGTCGCCGTCACCGGCCGCACGGTGGGTCTGCCGCTCTTCGAGTCCCTGGAGATCCTGGGCCGCGAGAAGACCGTCGCCCGCATCGACGCCGCGCTGGCGAAGCTCGCCGCATAA
- the leuD gene encoding 3-isopropylmalate dehydratase small subunit, producing MEAFTAHTGRAVPLRRSNVDTDQIIPAHWLKKVTRDGFEDGLFEAWRKDENFVLNRPERQGATVLVAGPDFGTGSSREHAVWALQNFGFKAVISSRFADIFRGNSLKNGLLTVVLEQKVVDRLWELTEADPTAEVTVDLEKRQVLADGITADFELDENARWRLLNGLDDISLTLQNEADIATYEAARPSHKPRTIDA from the coding sequence ATGGAAGCATTCACCGCACACACCGGCCGGGCCGTCCCGCTGCGCCGCAGCAACGTCGACACCGACCAGATCATCCCCGCGCACTGGCTGAAGAAGGTCACCCGCGACGGCTTCGAGGACGGCCTCTTCGAGGCCTGGCGCAAGGACGAGAACTTCGTCCTCAACCGCCCCGAGCGCCAGGGTGCGACGGTCCTGGTGGCCGGCCCCGACTTCGGCACCGGCTCCTCGCGTGAGCACGCGGTCTGGGCCCTGCAGAACTTCGGCTTCAAGGCAGTCATCTCCTCCCGGTTCGCCGACATCTTCCGCGGCAACTCCCTGAAGAACGGTCTGTTGACCGTCGTCCTGGAGCAGAAGGTCGTCGACCGCCTCTGGGAGCTGACCGAGGCCGACCCGACGGCCGAGGTGACCGTCGACCTGGAGAAGCGCCAGGTCCTCGCGGACGGGATCACGGCCGACTTCGAGCTCGACGAGAACGCCCGCTGGCGACTGCTGAACGGGCTGGACGACATCAGCCTCACTCTTCAGAACGAAGCGGACATTGCGACTTATGAGGCGGCCCGGCCGTCCCACAAGCCGCGCACGATTGACGCCTGA
- a CDS encoding D-alanine--D-alanine ligase family protein, which translates to MSSQNLPQSPESPLSSERSSAQGRKPRVAVVFGGRSSEHGISVVTAGAIMSAIDRTKYDVLPIGITRDGRWALTSDDPARMAITDRQVPDVDQLAESARGAVTLSVDPGNRDVVVGEPGAVPTVLGEVDVVFPMLHGPYGEDGTLQGLLELSGVPYVGAGVLSSAVGQDKEYMKRVFTSFGLPVGPYEVVRPREWESDQPAARKRIMEFAAENGWPLFVKPARGGSSMGITKVDDAAGLDEAIEEARRHDPKFLVESLLRGREIECGVLEFEDGPRASVPAEIPPVTAHDFYDFEAKYIDSAAGMVPAPLTEEQTAEVRRLAVEAFEAASCEGLVRADFFLTEDGTFVINEINTMPGFTPISMYPRMWQASGVEYPELVDRLITAALNRSTGLR; encoded by the coding sequence ATGAGCAGCCAGAACCTCCCCCAGAGCCCTGAGAGCCCCCTGAGCTCCGAGCGGAGCTCCGCGCAGGGCCGCAAGCCGCGCGTGGCCGTCGTGTTCGGCGGCCGTAGCTCCGAACACGGCATCTCGGTCGTCACGGCCGGTGCCATCATGAGCGCCATCGACCGGACGAAGTACGACGTCCTGCCGATCGGTATCACCAGGGACGGGCGTTGGGCCCTCACGTCCGACGACCCCGCCCGCATGGCCATCACGGACCGGCAGGTGCCCGACGTGGACCAGCTCGCGGAGTCCGCGCGGGGCGCCGTGACGCTCTCCGTCGACCCCGGCAACCGGGACGTCGTCGTGGGTGAACCCGGTGCGGTGCCCACGGTCCTGGGCGAGGTCGACGTCGTCTTCCCCATGCTCCACGGCCCCTACGGCGAGGACGGCACCCTCCAGGGGCTCCTCGAGCTCTCCGGGGTGCCCTACGTCGGCGCGGGCGTCCTGTCCTCGGCCGTCGGCCAGGACAAGGAGTACATGAAGCGGGTGTTCACCTCCTTCGGGCTGCCGGTCGGCCCCTACGAGGTCGTCCGCCCCCGGGAATGGGAGTCGGACCAGCCCGCCGCCCGCAAGCGCATCATGGAGTTCGCGGCCGAGAACGGCTGGCCGCTCTTCGTCAAGCCCGCCCGCGGCGGGTCCTCGATGGGCATCACCAAGGTCGACGACGCCGCCGGGCTCGACGAGGCGATCGAGGAGGCCCGCCGGCACGACCCCAAGTTCCTCGTGGAATCGCTGCTGCGCGGCCGGGAGATCGAGTGCGGCGTGCTGGAGTTCGAGGACGGACCGCGCGCCAGCGTGCCCGCCGAGATCCCGCCCGTCACCGCGCACGACTTCTACGACTTCGAGGCCAAGTACATCGACTCGGCGGCAGGCATGGTTCCCGCGCCGCTGACCGAGGAGCAGACCGCCGAGGTGCGGCGGCTCGCCGTCGAGGCCTTCGAGGCGGCCTCCTGCGAGGGCCTGGTGCGCGCCGACTTCTTCCTCACGGAGGACGGCACGTTCGTCATCAACGAGATCAACACCATGCCGGGCTTCACTCCGATCTCCATGTACCCCCGCATGTGGCAGGCGAGCGGTGTCGAGTACCCGGAGCTGGTGGACCGGCTGATCACGGCCGCGCTGAACCGCTCCACCGGCCTGCGCTGA
- the cofC gene encoding 2-phospho-L-lactate guanylyltransferase gives MRTEGEIATNTDPTGPWSLVVPLKPLARAKSRLARAVGGDLRPRLALAFARDTVSAALSCRAVGDVVVVTDDPVAGAALAALGARTVADTPAAGLNAALEHGARSALARRGGAAVAVLNADLPALRTDELARVLEFSSAFPRAFVADAQGIGTTFLSATPGVELRPGFGGASRARHLASGAVEIGLPGLDSVRRDVDTGDDLAAALALGVGRFTADLTAPVAPAADR, from the coding sequence ATGCGTACGGAGGGGGAGATCGCCACGAACACCGACCCGACCGGCCCCTGGTCCCTGGTCGTCCCGCTGAAGCCGCTCGCGCGGGCCAAGAGCAGGCTCGCCCGGGCGGTGGGCGGGGATCTGCGTCCCCGCCTGGCCCTGGCGTTCGCGCGGGACACCGTGTCGGCGGCGCTGTCCTGCCGGGCCGTGGGGGATGTGGTGGTCGTCACGGACGACCCGGTGGCCGGGGCGGCACTGGCCGCGCTGGGCGCGCGCACGGTGGCCGACACCCCGGCGGCCGGGCTCAACGCCGCGCTGGAGCACGGCGCGCGCTCGGCTCTCGCCCGGCGCGGGGGTGCGGCGGTGGCCGTGCTGAACGCGGATCTTCCCGCACTGCGGACGGACGAATTGGCGCGGGTGCTCGAATTCTCTTCGGCATTTCCCCGCGCATTTGTCGCCGACGCGCAGGGAATCGGCACCACATTTCTTTCCGCGACGCCCGGGGTGGAATTGCGTCCGGGCTTCGGCGGCGCGTCGCGGGCCCGGCATCTCGCGTCGGGAGCGGTGGAGATCGGGCTGCCGGGCCTCGATTCGGTCCGCAGGGACGTGGACACGGGCGACGACCTCGCCGCGGCGCTGGCGCTGGGGGTGGGGCGGTTCACCGCGGATCTGACGGCCCCGGTGGCGCCCGCCGCGGACCGATAG